The uncultured Devosia sp. sequence CGCCATTGGTGTCGCAGAGCACGACCCAGCGGGCACCGGCGTCGAGGGCGGTTTTCACGCAGGACAAGGCGTAGTCCGGATTGGCCTTGAAGCCGTCGAAGAAATGCTCGCAGTCGACGAGCGCTTCCTTGCCGGCGGCGACGGCGGCGGCAACCGTGTCGCGAATATTGGCGAGGTTTTCGTCCAGCGAGATTTCGAGCGCCAGCTTGACCTGGTGATCCCAGGTCTTGGCGACAAAGCAGGCGGCTTCGGCGGCGGAATTGAGCAGCGCCTGAACGCCCGGATCATTGGCGGCCGAGCGCCCTGCCCGCTTGGTCATGCCGAAGGCGGTAAATTTGGCTGTTCTAGTGCGCTTGCTCTCGAAGAATTCGGTGTCCACCGGATTGGCGCCAGGATAGCCGCCTTCGATGTAATCGACACCAAGCTCTTCCAGAAGGCGGGCAATGGAAATCTTGTCCTCGAGCGAGAATTCGATGCCGGCCGTCTGGGCGCCGTCGCGCAATGTGGTGTCGAAGAGATAGAGGCGGTCTTTGGACATTAGCTCAACTCAAATGTCGTTCTTTTGGCTCTTTTGGATCAGGGCCAATTGGAGGTGTCGTGATCGGGATGCTGGTGGTTGGTCTGCTTGATCGCCGAGGCCCAGGCTTCTTGCCCGGTTTCGGTCGCGCCACCGCTTTCAATGGTGGTCAATGTCTCGAACCAGGGCACCTGCCCTTCCTGGCCGGTATTGGCGTGGGGCGGGAAGAGTTCGGGGTGATCGAGCGAGCCGATGGTGAAGTTCACCCGCGGGCCTTCGGTATTGTCATAGAATAGCGGCGTGCCGCATTTGTCGCAGAAGCCGCGATCGACATGTTCGGAACTGCGGAAGCGGGCTGGCGTGCCGCGGGTCCAGGTGATGGACTCTCTTGGTGCAGCCACAAGCGCGGCGAAGATATTGCCCATGGCCTTCTGGCACATGCGGCAATGGCAGATGTGGGAATTGTCGAGCATTTCCGTGGCGTGATAGCGCACGGCGCCGCATTGGCAGCCGCCGCTGACCTCCATGGCGTAACGATCCATCACTTGTCTCCGCGTGGCGGCC is a genomic window containing:
- a CDS encoding GFA family protein, with product MDRYAMEVSGGCQCGAVRYHATEMLDNSHICHCRMCQKAMGNIFAALVAAPRESITWTRGTPARFRSSEHVDRGFCDKCGTPLFYDNTEGPRVNFTIGSLDHPELFPPHANTGQEGQVPWFETLTTIESGGATETGQEAWASAIKQTNHQHPDHDTSNWP